A region from the Vulpes lagopus strain Blue_001 chromosome 5, ASM1834538v1, whole genome shotgun sequence genome encodes:
- the LOC121491532 gene encoding LOW QUALITY PROTEIN: citrate synthase, mitochondrial-like (The sequence of the model RefSeq protein was modified relative to this genomic sequence to represent the inferred CDS: deleted 1 base in 1 codon; substituted 1 base at 1 genomic stop codon), translated as MALLTAAARVFRAKNASCLVLATRHASASSTNLKDILADLIPKEQARIKTFKQQHGKTIVDQITVDMMYGGLRGMKGLVYETSVLDPDEDIHFRGYSIPECQKLLPKAKGGEEPLPEGLFWLLVTRQIPTEEQVSWLSKEWAKRAALPSHVVTMLDSFPTNLHPMSQLSPAITALNSESNFARAEGICRTKYWELIYEDSMDLITKLPCVAAKIYQNLYREGSNIGAIDSKLDWSHNFTNMLGYTDAQFTELMRLYLTIHSDHEGGNVSAHTSHLVGSALSDPYLSFAAAMNRLAGPLHGLENQEEVDTTQKEVGKDVSDEKLQDYIWNTLNSGWVVPGYGHAVLRKTDPRYTCQQEFSLKHLPHDSMFKLVSQLYKIVPNVLLEQGKAKNPWPSVDAHSGVLLQYYSMTEKNYHTVLFVVSQALGVLAQLIWSXALGFPLERPKSMSTDGPMKFVES; from the exons ATGGCTCTACTCACTGCGGCCGCCCGGGTCTTCCGAGCCAAGAATGCATCTTGTCTTGTTCTTGCCACTCGGCATGCCAGTGCCTCCTCTACAAATTTGAAAGACATATTGGCAGACTTGATACCCAAGGAGCAGGCCAGAATAAAGACCTTCAAGCAGCAACATGGCAAGACAATAGTGGACCAAATCACTGTGGACATGATGTACGGTGGC TTGAGAGGCATGAAGGGATTAGTATATGAAACATCAGTTCTTGATCCTGATGAGGACATCCATTTCCGAGGCTACAGTATCCCTGAGTGCCAGAAACTGCTGCCTAAGGCTAAAGGTGGTGAAGAACCCCTGCCAGAGGGCTTATTTTGGTTGCTGGTAACTAGACAAATCCCAACAGAGGAACAGGTGTCTTGGCTCTCAAAAGAGTGGGCAAAGAGGGCAGCTCTACCTTCCCATGTGGTCACCATGCTGGACAGCTTTCCTACCAATCTACACCCTATGTCTCAGCTTAGTCCAGCCATTACAGCCCTCAACAGTGAAAGTAACTTTGCCAGAGCAGAGGGTATCTGCCGAACCAAGTACTGGGAGTTGATTTATGAAGATAGTATGGATCTGATCACAAAGCTACCTTGTGTTGCAGCAAAGATTTACCAGAATCTCTACCGAGAGGGCAGCAATATTGGGGCCATTGACTCTAAGCTGGACTGGTCCCACAATTTTACCAACATGTTAGGCTATACTGATGCTCAGTTCACTGAGCTCATGCGCTTGTACCTCACCATCCACAGTGACCATGAGGGAGGAAATGTAAGTGCACATACCAGCCACCTGGTGGGCAGTGCCCTTTCAGACCCCTACCTGTCCTTTGCGGCAGCCATGAACCGGCTAGCAGGGCCCCTGCATGGTTTGGAAAATCAGGAAGAAGTTGACACAACTCAGAAAGAAGTTGGCAAAGATGTGTCAGATGAGAAGTTACAAGACTACATATGGAACACACTGAACTCAGGATGGGTTGTCCCAGGCTATGGCCATGCAGTACTAAGGAAGACTGACCCACGATATACCTGTCAGCAAGAGTTTTCTCTGAAACACCTGCCTCATGACTCCATGTTTAAGCTGGTTTCTCAGCTGTACAAGATTGTACCCAATGTCCTGTTAGAGCAGGGCAAGGCCAAGAACCCTTGGCCCAGTGTAGATGCTCACAGTGGGGTGCTGCTCCAGTACTACAGCATGACAGAGAAGAATTACCACACAGTCCTGTTTGTGGTATCACAAGCACTGGGTGTACTCGCACAGCTCATCTGGAGCTGAGCCCTAGGCTTCCCACTAGAGAGGCCCAAGTCCATGAGCACAGATGGTCCAATGAAGTTTGTGGAATCTTAG